The proteins below are encoded in one region of bacterium:
- the alr gene encoding alanine racemase, which produces MVVDAAHERHLIGEISVGAIEHNLSYLRGLVSEGCEIWPVVKANAYGLGLEQLWPVLGAGSDGLCVSNFREALELRAWGYRGPLLILFPVAAISPADKPVEVLSRLIRERVELTVASEDEISRAERASEASAGTALVHLKIDTGMHRGGAPLGEASDLLERIRSLDRLRLAGVYTHFATAEDPNPEFARLQLERFSRWVASAGLGAEVALHAANSAAALELGSSHLDRIRPGLAVYGCQPAEHLGERHDLRPALALKSHLMQIKSVEKGEGCGYGMTYRFERRGRIGLVPIGYADGYLRSLGNRATMRVRGVEVPVRGTVAMDQTIVDLTDLPEASVDDEVEIIAANAEAGNSVEHLARLAGTIPYEILTRLGSRIERRLVP; this is translated from the coding sequence ATGGTCGTTGATGCCGCCCACGAGCGCCACCTGATCGGCGAGATCTCGGTCGGTGCCATCGAGCACAACCTGAGCTATCTTCGCGGGCTGGTTTCCGAAGGTTGTGAGATCTGGCCGGTGGTCAAGGCCAATGCCTACGGGCTCGGTCTGGAGCAGCTCTGGCCGGTCTTGGGCGCCGGCTCGGACGGCCTCTGCGTCTCCAACTTCCGCGAAGCGCTCGAGCTCAGAGCTTGGGGCTACAGGGGGCCGCTGCTGATTCTGTTTCCGGTCGCCGCGATCTCTCCGGCCGACAAACCGGTGGAGGTTCTGTCGCGACTCATTCGGGAACGAGTCGAGCTCACCGTGGCCTCGGAGGACGAGATCTCGCGGGCGGAGCGGGCGTCGGAGGCATCCGCGGGAACGGCGCTCGTTCACCTCAAGATCGACACCGGCATGCACCGGGGAGGAGCCCCGCTGGGTGAGGCGAGTGACCTCCTCGAGCGCATCCGATCTCTGGATAGGCTGCGGCTGGCCGGGGTCTATACGCATTTCGCGACCGCCGAGGATCCGAATCCGGAGTTCGCGCGCCTCCAGCTGGAGCGCTTCTCGCGCTGGGTTGCATCGGCGGGGTTGGGGGCTGAGGTGGCTCTTCACGCCGCGAACTCGGCGGCCGCGCTGGAGCTGGGCTCGAGCCATCTCGACCGGATCCGCCCGGGCCTGGCGGTCTATGGATGCCAGCCCGCCGAGCACCTGGGCGAGCGCCACGATCTGCGTCCGGCGCTGGCGCTCAAGAGCCATCTCATGCAGATCAAGTCGGTGGAGAAGGGCGAGGGCTGCGGCTACGGCATGACCTACCGCTTCGAGCGTCGGGGCCGGATCGGCCTGGTGCCGATCGGTTATGCCGACGGGTACCTGCGATCGCTGGGGAACAGGGCGACCATGCGCGTGCGAGGCGTCGAAGTTCCGGTCCGAGGCACGGTCGCCATGGACCAGACCATCGTGGATCTCACCGACCTCCCGGAGGCAAGCGTCGACGACGAAGTCGAGATCATTGCCGCGAACGCCGAGGCCGGCAATTCGGTCGAGCACCTCGCGCGGCTGGCGGGGACGATTCCATACGAGATCCTGACCCGGCTGGGATCCAGAATCGAGCGGCGGTTGGTGCCTTAG